One Fusobacterium ulcerans DNA segment encodes these proteins:
- a CDS encoding SpoIID/LytB domain-containing protein, with amino-acid sequence MKKNLSKIFLVALMAASIAGCSSTPSKKPSSGGGFGGIFTSSKPQKAQHTDADYELDYTFFKEKGLPIPDNFKGRSVEYLVPGNDVLKEYGYSFFKKHNEKEMLKFFKDTTITGYGSNSNYWRWKITFTEQEFKNSVARNLPMVYKVRPRDVMTLSKGEWKSIPITAAAIGDVKDVEVAARGRSGVITYLLITTNKNKFLVSKELNVRKLLTADKNSTKTNRTIPLYGTKGGANGYSAKALRNNITLLPSAYFSIEKGSGNVTLYGGGNGHGVGMPQWTAYDLTKNYNYSYKDVLKRYYPNTDMKNMYSMKGVDKNIRVGISNSNGGLDHTRVVLHSGGKLKITGSGFKIDVPVRQKIEVVNEGKKLSIKVNGKQRVKTVNPVVIEGTGYYITLDGIKKMHTINPNYRGIMELKPSRTSSRGIRIINEIYMEDYLKQVVPSEMPQSFGVEALKAQAIAARTYALSDYLKFRYKNDGFHVKDTTESQVYNNQVENDDAKEAIESTKGKVLMYKDTPVDAKYFSTSGGFTEAANYVW; translated from the coding sequence ATGAAAAAAAATTTAAGCAAAATATTTCTTGTAGCATTAATGGCAGCTTCCATAGCTGGATGTAGTTCTACACCTTCTAAAAAACCTTCTTCTGGAGGAGGATTCGGAGGAATATTTACAAGTTCTAAACCGCAAAAGGCACAACACACAGATGCTGACTATGAATTAGATTACACTTTCTTCAAAGAAAAAGGGCTTCCAATTCCAGACAACTTTAAAGGAAGATCTGTTGAATATCTAGTGCCGGGAAATGATGTATTGAAAGAGTATGGGTATAGTTTCTTTAAAAAACATAATGAAAAAGAGATGCTTAAATTTTTTAAAGATACGACTATAACAGGGTATGGTTCAAATTCTAATTACTGGAGATGGAAGATAACATTTACTGAGCAAGAATTTAAAAATTCAGTAGCTCGTAATCTGCCTATGGTATATAAAGTGAGACCAAGAGATGTAATGACATTGAGCAAAGGTGAATGGAAATCTATTCCTATAACAGCAGCAGCCATAGGAGATGTAAAAGATGTAGAAGTAGCTGCAAGAGGAAGATCAGGGGTTATAACTTATCTTTTGATAACTACTAATAAAAATAAATTTCTAGTATCTAAAGAGTTAAATGTAAGAAAGCTTCTTACTGCTGATAAAAATAGTACAAAAACTAATAGAACTATTCCTCTGTATGGAACAAAAGGGGGAGCCAACGGCTATAGTGCAAAAGCTCTAAGAAATAATATAACTCTTTTACCATCAGCTTATTTTTCGATAGAAAAGGGCTCTGGAAATGTAACTCTATATGGAGGAGGAAATGGTCATGGAGTAGGTATGCCTCAATGGACTGCTTATGATTTGACTAAAAACTACAATTATTCATATAAAGATGTTTTGAAAAGATATTATCCTAATACTGATATGAAAAATATGTACAGCATGAAAGGTGTAGATAAAAATATCAGAGTTGGAATAAGCAACAGCAATGGAGGATTGGATCATACAAGAGTTGTTCTTCATAGTGGTGGAAAATTAAAAATAACAGGTTCAGGATTTAAAATTGATGTGCCTGTAAGACAAAAAATAGAAGTTGTTAATGAAGGAAAAAAACTTTCTATAAAAGTAAATGGAAAGCAAAGAGTTAAAACTGTCAACCCAGTAGTTATTGAGGGAACAGGATACTACATCACTTTAGATGGAATAAAAAAGATGCACACAATAAATCCTAACTATCGTGGAATTATGGAATTGAAACCTTCAAGAACTTCCAGCAGGGGTATCAGAATAATAAATGAAATCTATATGGAAGATTATTTGAAACAGGTAGTCCCTAGTGAAATGCCACAAAGTTTTGGAGTGGAAGCACTTAAAGCTCAGGCTATCGCAGCTAGAACTTATGCTTTGAGTGATTATTTGAAATTCAGATATAAGAATGATGGATTCCATGTAAAAGATACTACTGAAAGTCAGGTGTATAATAATCAGGTTGAAAATGATGATGCAAAAGAAGCTATTGAAAGTACAAAAGGAAAAGTTTTGATGTATAAAGACACTCCTGTAGATGCAAAATATTTTTCTACATCAGGAGGATTTACTGAAGCAGCAAATTATGTGTGGTAA
- a CDS encoding M48 family metallopeptidase, with translation MKMKKVLSLVFLALFLISCSSTPITGRKQLLLVNEEETIQNSYTQYAQVMKQSTVLNNNDAKLVKKVGNNIAKAVEKYFELHPEQRTSKVKYQWEFNLIKDDTPNAWCMPGGKVAFYTGILPYTKGEQGIAVVMSHEIAHAIAEHSREQQSQSMVQGGVGAVLQVAFGVPQELYGSASNLVMLGYSRKQETEADELGLIFMKLAGYNPNYALTFWERMSSASGGKQSPEFLSTHPNDKTRIENIKKFLNSPTFLNVKK, from the coding sequence ATGAAAATGAAAAAAGTTTTATCGTTGGTATTTTTGGCTCTTTTCCTTATCTCATGTTCTAGTACTCCAATTACTGGAAGAAAACAGCTTCTTTTAGTAAATGAAGAGGAAACAATTCAAAACAGTTATACTCAATATGCTCAAGTTATGAAACAAAGTACTGTTTTGAATAATAACGATGCCAAACTTGTAAAAAAAGTTGGAAACAATATCGCCAAAGCTGTAGAGAAATATTTTGAACTTCACCCTGAGCAAAGAACTTCTAAAGTTAAATACCAATGGGAATTTAACCTTATAAAAGATGATACTCCTAATGCTTGGTGTATGCCTGGTGGTAAGGTTGCTTTCTATACTGGTATTCTTCCTTATACAAAAGGTGAGCAGGGAATTGCAGTAGTTATGTCTCATGAAATTGCCCATGCAATAGCAGAGCACAGCAGAGAACAACAAAGTCAAAGTATGGTACAAGGTGGAGTGGGAGCTGTTCTTCAAGTTGCATTTGGAGTTCCTCAAGAACTTTATGGAAGTGCTTCTAATTTAGTTATGCTTGGATACAGCAGAAAACAGGAAACTGAAGCTGATGAACTTGGACTTATCTTTATGAAACTTGCTGGATATAATCCTAATTATGCACTTACTTTCTGGGAAAGAATGTCTTCTGCAAGTGGTGGAAAACAATCACCTGAATTTTTAAGTACTCACCCTAATGATAAAACTAGAATAGAAAATATTAAGAAATTCTTAAATAGTCCTACATTTTTAAACGTAAAAAAATAA
- the kdsB gene encoding 3-deoxy-manno-octulosonate cytidylyltransferase, translated as MKFLGVIPSRYASTRLEGKPLKDICGHTMVEWVYRRALLSKLDNVVIATDDEKIVKEVKSFGGNVIMTRKDHINGTSRIAEVCETYSEYDVIVNIQGDEPLIEPDMINSIIDSFLEDKSIPMSTLKHKLSTMEEIENPNSVKVVTDKNDFAIYFSRSVIPYPRNLDLKNYYKHIGIYGYKRDFVMEYSKMNSTPLELSESLEQLRVLENGYKIKVIETPYKIIGVDTQEELDKVRKYITEHNIKIK; from the coding sequence TTGAAATTTTTAGGAGTTATACCATCGAGATATGCCTCAACAAGATTAGAGGGAAAACCATTGAAAGATATATGTGGTCATACAATGGTAGAATGGGTATATAGAAGAGCTCTTTTGTCGAAATTAGATAATGTAGTAATTGCAACAGATGATGAAAAAATAGTAAAAGAAGTAAAATCTTTTGGTGGAAATGTTATCATGACAAGAAAAGATCATATTAATGGAACCAGCAGAATAGCAGAAGTTTGTGAAACATACTCTGAATATGATGTTATTGTAAATATTCAAGGGGATGAACCTTTAATAGAACCTGATATGATAAATTCTATAATTGATTCATTTTTAGAAGATAAATCTATTCCAATGAGTACATTAAAGCACAAATTAAGCACTATGGAAGAAATAGAAAATCCAAATTCTGTAAAAGTAGTAACTGATAAAAATGATTTTGCAATATACTTTTCAAGAAGTGTAATTCCTTATCCAAGAAATCTTGATTTAAAAAATTATTACAAACATATAGGAATATATGGATATAAAAGAGATTTTGTAATGGAATATTCAAAAATGAATTCTACTCCTCTGGAGCTTTCAGAATCTTTGGAACAGCTTAGAGTATTAGAAAACGGCTATAAAATAAAAGTTATAGAAACTCCATATAAAATAATAGGAGTTGATACTCAGGAAGAACTGGATAAAGTTAGAAAATATATTACTGAACATAACATAAAAATAAAATAA
- a CDS encoding HU family DNA-binding protein → MTEAEFLELYKKKRKLKNIKEAKEKLELFWEVIFAGIATERKVIVKDFGTFEAKKLKPRKIYDIHKNSLYMTKERTALKFRVKNGFMEIVNKKVNNYGLSDETGMK, encoded by the coding sequence ATGACAGAGGCTGAATTTCTTGAACTGTATAAAAAGAAGAGAAAATTGAAAAATATAAAAGAGGCAAAAGAGAAGTTGGAACTATTTTGGGAGGTAATTTTTGCAGGAATAGCAACAGAGAGAAAAGTAATAGTAAAAGATTTTGGAACATTCGAAGCAAAGAAACTCAAACCAAGAAAGATATATGATATTCATAAAAATAGTTTGTATATGACAAAAGAGAGAACAGCATTAAAATTCAGAGTAAAAAATGGTTTTATGGAAATTGTGAATAAAAAAGTAAATAACTATGGCTTATCAGATGAAACTGGGATGAAGTAA